The nucleotide window GTACTTCTTATGTGCAAAAAGAGAGGATTCAATTATTTTGAACCCTCTCTTTTTTAATATAAAAATACACATAGAATACATATAAAAAACACCATAGGTTGATAGAGTGAAGATTATATCTAGTGATATTATGAAGTTAAAATAAGAAAACAATTATAGGTGATTATTTAACGATGATTAGCTATTTGTTATAAAAAGTAAAGGGAGGGTATTGTATGAGTGAAGAATTAAACAAAAGTGAACCGATAATAATTATTCCAGCATATTGCCCTGATGCAAGGCTACTAAAGTTAATAATTGAGATACACAAGCTAAAGAATTTACCTATTGTAGTTATTGATGATGGAAGTGGCAAAAAGTATAAAAAGATATTTTTAGCTGTGGAGGAAGTGCCCAACTGTATCGTTTATTATCATGAAAAAAATCAAGGAAAAGGTAGTGCACTAAAAAATGGCGTTAGACTTGCATCGCAAAGATATCCTAAAAATCTTGGCTATGTTACTGCTGATGCTGATGGACAACATTCTGCTAAGGATATTATAAGGATTGCTAATAGTATTACAGAAAATAAAGAAGAAATATTAATAGGAACAAGGGATTTTTCTTCTGATAATGTGCCATTTAGAAGCAAGTTAGGAAATGCTATTTCTTCTTTAATGTTTTATTTTGTAACAGGAATTAGGTGCAAAGATACACAAACAGGGCTCAGAGGAATAACAAGAAAAAATGAAGAAGAATTTTTATGTTCTGAGGGTACTAGATATGAGTTTGAAATGAATTTTCTTATTAATGTTGCAAAAAAACATATTGGTATAACAGAAGTACCTATTGAAACAATTTATTTAGAAGAAAATAAGTCCTCTCATTATAATGCTATAAAAGATTCTTTCCGCATTTTTACTGGTATATTTAAATTTGCTGGATCATCAATAGTAAGTGCAATAATAGATTTAACA belongs to Clostridium bornimense and includes:
- a CDS encoding bifunctional glycosyltransferase family 2/GtrA family protein — translated: MSEELNKSEPIIIIPAYCPDARLLKLIIEIHKLKNLPIVVIDDGSGKKYKKIFLAVEEVPNCIVYYHEKNQGKGSALKNGVRLASQRYPKNLGYVTADADGQHSAKDIIRIANSITENKEEILIGTRDFSSDNVPFRSKLGNAISSLMFYFVTGIRCKDTQTGLRGITRKNEEEFLCSEGTRYEFEMNFLINVAKKHIGITEVPIETIYLEENKSSHYNAIKDSFRIFTGIFKFAGSSIVSAIIDLTVFSILTSGMLYTSSLGIIEATIMARICSGIINFLLNQRWVFNGNKDTREAIKYGMLFIIQMGASGFIVSRLSSEFVNLTVTKIIVDSILFFISYFIQKHFIFKKRSKERKKVGVF